A DNA window from Synchiropus splendidus isolate RoL2022-P1 chromosome 2, RoL_Sspl_1.0, whole genome shotgun sequence contains the following coding sequences:
- the LOC128753810 gene encoding putative RNA-binding protein Luc7-like 1: MSAQAQMRAMLDQLMGTGRDGDTMRQRIKFSDERVCKSHLLDSCPHDILSGTRMDLGECSKVHDLALRADYEIASKEQEYFFELDAAEHLQSFIADCDRRTELAKKRLADTQDEISAEVTAKAERVHELNEEIGKLLARAEQLGSEGNVDEAQQLLEKVEKTRALKKEAEDVYRNSMPASSFQQQKLRVCEVCSAYLGLHDNDRRLADHFGGKLHLGFIEIREKLEKLRKAVIEKQEKMRTRRREERERGDERERLWEMERERERERERERERERDRERERRRSRSRSGDRYRDGGSSSSHRSRRHRSSRSREEGGDRDRERERKHRHKDRHRSRSHSHRHRRKRSSRDRSSHTRDRGEKERSLSHELVGEGEGWHNDQVQQRDWEDRERSTSPDTTMAKERDRSPSYERQRRSSSEERESGEI; the protein is encoded by the exons ATGTCGGCCCAGGCGCAGATGCGAGCAATGCTGGATCAGCTCATGGGGACGGGCAGAGATG GTGATACCATGAGACAAAGAATTAAATTTTCAGATGAGCGGGTCTGCAAAAGTCACCTTCTGGATTCATGTCCTCATGACATATTATCAGGCACA CGAATGGACCTGGGAGAGTGTTCCAAAGTTCATGACCTGGCACTAAGAGCTGACTATGAGATTGCCTCCAAGGAACAGGAATACTTCTTCGAACTTGAT GCTGCTGAGCATCTACAGTCCTTTATTGCTGACTGTGACCGCAGAACAGAGCTAGCAAAGAAACGACTGGCTGATACGCAAGATGAGATCAGCGCGGAAGTCACTGCGAAG GCTGAGCGTGTACATGAACTAAATGAAGAGATCGGGAAGCTGCTTGCTCGAGCGGAGCAGCTTGGAAGTGAGGGGAACGTTGACGAggcccagcagctgctggaaaaGGTGGAGAAGACCCGGGCCCTGAAGAAAGAAGCTGAG GATGTTTATAGGAACTCGATGCCGGCCTCAagctttcaacaacaaaaacttcGGGTGTGTGAGGTGTGCTCGGCCTACCTCGGTCTCCATGACAATGATCGTCGTCTGGCTGACCACTTTGGAGGAAAACTACACCTCGGCTTTATTGAAATCCGCGAGAAACTAGAAAAACTAAGG AAAGCTGTGattgaaaaacaagaaaaaatgcGGACAAGACGGCGAGAGGAACGTGAAAGAGGAGATGAACGGGAGAGACTGTGGGAGATGGAGcgagagcgggagagagaaagggagcgagagagagaacgTGAGAGGGACCGTGAACGAGAGAGAAGACG gTCAAGATCTAGAAGTGGAGACCGATACAG GGATGGAGGCAGTTCATCTAGCCACCGCTCTAGACGTCACCGGTCCTCTCGCTCCAGAGAAGAGGGTGGAGACCGGGATCGAGAAAGAGAacgaaaacacagacacaaggaCAGACATCGTTCACGCTCTCATTCCCACAGGCACAGGAGAAAGAG GTCGTCCAGAGACAGATCGTCTCACACCCGTGACAGAGGTGAGAAGGAGCGCTCGCTGTCTCATGAGCTAGTGGGAGAGGGCGAAGGTTGGCATAATGACCAGGTGCAGCAAAGAGACTgggaggacagggagagatccACCTCCCCAGATACGACAATGgccaaagagagagacagatccCCATCGTACGAGAGGCAAAGACGCTCCAGCTCAGAAGAGCGAGAGTCGGGAGAGATATGA
- the LOC128753811 gene encoding essential MCU regulator, mitochondrial-like, with protein sequence MATGLFRLPLRISTQNVALLSRNPGLKASNISRKTPVRNATSTASGAVLPKPDKTPFGLIRMTAVVVPFLYVGTLISKNFAALLEEHDIFVPEDDDDDD encoded by the exons ATGGCGACCGGTCTGTTCCGCCTACCGCTCCGAATTTCCACTCAAAATGTGGCTTTATTAAGCCGGAATCCCGGCTTAAAAGCATCAAATATATCACGGAAGACTCCAGTTCGGAATGCAACATCGACGGCGTCCGGCGCAGTCCTACCGAAGCCGGATAAA ACCCCCTTTGGACTGATCCGCATGACGGCTGTGGTGGTGCCCTTCTTGTATGTTGGTACTCTGATAagcaagaactttgcagcgcTCCTAGAAGAGCATGACATCTTTGTCCCTGAGGATGACGACGATGACGACTGA
- the LOC128754622 gene encoding myosin phosphatase Rho-interacting protein-like, which yields MKGWMSRLDEQGKWRKHWFVLTHTWLRYFRDADAEESDDPEGEIDLTSCVTVSDCDVEKNYGLQIHTKRTVFTLSAMTSRIRRNWVKLLQQAIRDNTYQSESSSEKENPLSQGSSPCQPPAGFTCTDSGSERTRASAAGARSHQAENQSADADLDLSPSTQREEGEGWDRDQAKRLEERNRWFEDGVAFSEMGSRWDSMELKKGSVPVPVIETMDSEVTRKWNEFESLSFRDVSAQTLIGAQTYQSCVSQESFINSRPEELVTGEKTNHVSSKDTLPSLKGFETAQPNKGLQEEGLSLGEQPQSIRRDVVTEVDSPCGPGAPCRAKLKAMVEAHQKAVRELQDKHAQEIKALEEARDKMLQEGSHAAAKAVESLKAAHRAELEREVEKARRLAGGSAHVGTTYASHWPHADPLHKELDGLSEQYSQKCLELSRTEESSRSRGMELGMKDRELQQLRRENQELKAKLAEEITRMRYFITGQRSEVGSRGNTHRSAADIETLIQVKENEVQSLKREISCLQSEVQSLTKDKEAAYERYKEAYVELSDQKGRSRLELDSLKQHLSLTNAALQEQTRHT from the exons TGGAGGAAACACTGGTTTGTCCTGACACACACGTGGCTGAGGTACTTCAGGGACGCCGATGCTGAGGAG TCAGATGATCCGGAGGGAGAGATTGACCTGACTTCCTGTGTGACGGTGTCAGACTGTGATGTAGAGAAGAACTACGGACTACAGATCCAT ACAAAGAGGACAGTGTTCACTCTTTCTGCAATGACCTCTAGAATTCGGCGGAACTGGGTGAAGTTACTTCAACAGGCAATCCGAGACAACACATA CCAATCCGAGAGCAGCAGTGAGAAAGAGAACCCCCTCTCTCAGGGCTCGTCGCCATGCCAACCACCTGCTGGCTTCACCTGCACCGACTCTGGCTCTGAACGCACAAGAGCTTCCGCAGCAGGTGCACGCTCCCACCAGGCCGAGAACCAAAGTGCAGACGCGGACCTGGACTTGTCTCCCTCCACTCAGCGAGAGGAAGGGGAGGGCTGGGACAGAGACCAGGCCAAGCGATTGGAGGAGAGGAACAGGTGGTTTGAAGACGGTGTCGCCTTCAGTGAGATGGGCAGCAGGTGGGACTCAATGGAGCTGAAGAAGGGGAGTGTGCCTGTGCCTGTAATCGAAACCATGGACTCAGAGGTCACCAGGAAGTGGAATGAATTTGAGAGCCTGTCATTTAGGGACGTGAGTGCACAGACTCTCATTGGGGCTCAAACTTATCAGTCATGCGTGTCACAGGAATCTTTCATTAACTCAAGGCCTGAGGAGTTGGTTACAggagaaaaaacaaatcatgtgAGCTCAAAAGACACTCTTCCATCTCTAAAGGGCTTTGAAACAGCCCAACCAAATAAAGGTCTCCAGGAGGAG GGCCTTTCCCTTGGCGAGCAGCCCCAGAGCATCAGAAGAGACGTGGTGACTGAGGTTGACAGCCCATGTGGTCCAGGGGCCCCCTGCAGGGCCAAGTTGAAAGCGATGGTTGAGGCGCATCAGAAAGCAGTGAGGGAACTCCAGGATAAGCATGCCCAGGAGATCAAGGCGCTGGAGGAGGCCAGGGATAAGATGTTGCAGGAGGGCAGCCACGCTGCTGCCAAAG CTGTGGAGTCGCTGAAAGCAGCTCAcagagcagagctggagagggAGGTGGAGAAGGCCAGAAGGCTGGCTGGAGGGTCTGCACATGTGGGAACTACATACGCCAGCCACTG GCCACATGCGGACCCCCTGCACAAAGAGTTAGACGGGCTGTCGGAACAATACTCTCAGAAATGCCTTGAGCTGAGCCGCACAgaggagagcagcagaagcagagggaTGGAGCTTGGAATGAAggacagagagctgcagcagtTACGGCGAGAGAACCAG gAGCTGAAGGCCAAGCTAGCGGAGGAAATCACCCGCATGCGATATTTCATCACagggcagaggtcagaggtgggcTCTCGAGGCAACACTCATCGCTCTGCAGCCGACATCGAG ACTCTGATACAAGTTAAAGAAAATGAGGTGCAGTCTCTCAAGAGGGAGATCAGCTGTTTACAGAGTGAAGTACAATCCCTCACAAAG GACAAGGAAGCAGCATATGAGCGTTACAAGGAGGCTTACGTGGAGCTCAGTGACCAGAAAGGACGAAGCCGCTTGGAGTTGGACTCCCTCAAGCAACACTTGAGTCTGACCAACGCTGCACTGCAGGAGCAAACCAGACATACCTGA
- the LOC128754554 gene encoding centromere protein M-like produces the protein MSLLKPYSKLPALNSATILLVENEEHFQQKLANSLVEESAVTVNVRLAKSLPLPMENEESRPRIDLVVFIINLTSELSIRSAESSLKYLDAGYFLGKVCFMVTGARSVSVPPDRLVAVRKLAASHHSALLFAEDQTSDGVTNAAARLLTILKVAAGLVPMTTALYLSNLTQCSMPSDSNIPSYD, from the exons ATGTCGCTGTTGAAACCCTACAGCAAACTACCTGCACTCAATTCAGCCACCATCTTG CTGGTGGAAAATGAGGAGCATTTTCAGCAGAAATTGGCGAATAGTCTGGTGGAGGAGAGTGCCGTCACAGTGAATGT gagacTAGCTAAGAGTCTACCTCTGCCAATGGAGAACGAGGAGAGTCGCCCGCGGATTGACCTTGTTGTGTTCATCATCAACCTCACATCAGAGTTAAG CATTCGTTCAGCAGAATCTTCCCTCAAGTATTTGGATGCGGGATACTTCCTTGGAAAAGTGTGTTTCATGGTCACAGGCG CTCGCAGTGTTTCAGTTCCTCCAGATCGCCTGGTCGCCGTCAGGAAACTGGCTGCATCGCACCACAGTGCTCTACTTTTTGCAGAGGATCAG ACATCCGACGGTGTCACCAATGCGGCAGCGAGGCTCCTGACCATCCTGAAGGTGGCTGCGGGTTTGGTTCCCATGACGACTGCTCTTTACCTGTCCAACCTGACTCAGTGCTCCATGCCATCAGACAGCAACATTCCCAGCTACGACTAG